The following proteins come from a genomic window of Meriones unguiculatus strain TT.TT164.6M chromosome 13 unlocalized genomic scaffold, Bangor_MerUng_6.1 Chr13_unordered_Scaffold_34, whole genome shotgun sequence:
- the LOC110563104 gene encoding zinc finger protein 431-like, whose translation MHLGTVETSVTPESSEVGNGAKEGPSVTRGFMFTNQWRGPGRWRGGLRASEPGSLCSLRGGSEREAGRSGTSARGAPQPGPVFSEIKPEENDVVTISEPSYSIWNAVYAVAHALHKTLLSKIEMGSKEERNTDWLLPCQNALTYDDVHVKFTREEWALLDPSQRSLYKDVMLETYRNLTAIGYNWEDHNIEEYCQSSRRHTRYENSHTEEKSSEDIQYDEDFAHHSSPHTYKRMQSGEDHYECYQFGKVFAHNSNLLRHRRTHTGEKRYECNQCGKAFRHNCHLLRHTRTHTGEKPYECNQCGKAFTCNSHLLIHKRTHTGEKPYECNQCGKAYAYNSTLLIHKRTHTGEKPYECNQCGKAFACNSTLLIHKITHTVEKSYQCNQCGKAFTCNRYLLRHKRIHIGEQPYECNQCGEAFTCNSFLLRHKRTHTGEKPYECNQCGKAFTHNCYLLRHTRTHTGEKPYECNQCGKAFVFYSNLLRHKRTHTGEKPYECNQCGKVYAYNSTLLIHKRTHTGEKPYECNQCGKAFACNSKLLIHKRTHTGEKPYECNQCGKAFACNSDLLRHKRTHTGEKPYECNQCGETFTRNSFLLRHKRTHAGEKTHECTQCGKVFRHNSHLLRHTRTHTEEKPYECNQCGKAFVFYSNLLRHKRTHTGEKPYKCNQCGKVYAYNSTLLIHKRTHTGEKPYEGSQCSKAFAHKGDHLRHKRTLSREKTYECNQCGKAFTCNSHLRRHKRTHTGEKPHECKQCGKVFACNSHLLIHKRTHAGEKTHECTQCGKAFASNSNLQSHKRTHTGAKPYECNQCGEAFAYNSDLLRHKRKHTPH comes from the exons atgcatcttgggactgttgagACTTCCGTGACCCCCGAAAGCTCCGAAGTGGGAAACGGAGCGAAGGAAGGTCCGTCTGTGACTAGAGGATTTATGTTTACAAACCAGTGgagggggccagggagatggcggggcGGCCTCAGAGCCTCCGAGCCcggaagtctctgctctctgcggGGTGGATCCGAAAGGGAAGCCGGAAGGAGCGGAACTTCCGCTAGAGGCGCGCCGCAGCCTGGACCGGTTTTCTCAG agattaaaccagaagaaaacgATGTGGTGaccatttctgagcccagctattccatatggaatgcagtgtatgccgtggcccatgccctccataaaacactgttgagcaaaattgaaatgggttctaaagaagaaagaaacacggactggcttctaccatgccag AATGCATTGACCtatgatgatgtgcatgtgaaatttaCTCGAGAAgaatgggctttgctggatccttcccagaggagtctctacaaagatgtgatgctggagacctataggaacctcactgctatag gctacaattgggaagatcataatattgaagagtattgtcaaagttctagaagacatacaag gtatgaaaacagtcataCTGAAGAGAAATCCTCTGAAGATATTCAGTATGATGAAgactttgcacatcacagtagtccccacacatatAAAAGAATGCAAAGTGGtgaggatcactatgaatgtTACCAATTTGGTAAAGTCTTTGCTcataacagtaatctcctaaggCATagaaggacacatactggagaaaaacgttatgaatgtaatcaatgtggcaaagcctttagacataactgtcatctcctaagacatacaagaactcacactggagagaaaccttatgaatgtaaccaatgtggtaaagcctttacatgtaacagtcatctcctaatacataaaagaactcatactggagaaaaaccttatgaatgtaaccaatgtggtaaagcctatgcatatAATTCTactctcctaatacataaaagaacccatactggagagaaaccttatgaatgtaaccaatgcggtaaagcctttgcatgtaattctactctcctaatacataaaattacTCACACTGTAGAGAAATCTTAccaatgtaaccagtgtggtaaagccttcacatGTAATCgttatctcctaagacataaaaggatacatattGGGGAACAAccgtatgaatgtaaccaatgtggtgaagcctttacatgtaacagttttctcctaagacataaaagaactcacactggagagaaaccttatgaatgtaaccagtgtggcaaagcctttacaCATAACTGTTATCTCCTAAGACATACAAGAACTCACACTggggagaaaccttatgaatgtaaccaatgtggtaaagcctttgtattttacagtaatctcctaagacataaaagaactcatactggagaaaaaccttatgaatgtaaccagtgtggtaaagtctATGCATATAATTCTACTCtgctaatacataaaagaacacacactggagagaaaccttatgagtgtaaccaatgtggtaaagcctttgcatgtaacagtaagcTCCTAATACATAAacgaacacacactggagagaaaccttatgagtgtaaccaatgtggtaaagcctttgcatgtaacagtgatcttctaagacataaaaggacacatactggagagaaaccttatgaatgtaaccaatgtggtgaAACCTTTACACGTAATAGttttctcctaagacataaaagaactcacgcTGGAGAGAAAACTCATGAATGTACCCAATGTGGCAAAGTCTTTAGacataacagtcatctcctaagacatacaAGAACtcacactgaagagaaaccttatgaatgtaaccaatgtggtaaagcctttgtattttacagtaatctcctaagacataaaagaactcatactggagaaaaaccttataaatgtaaccaatgtggtaaagtctATGCGTATAATTCTACTCtgctaatacataaaagaacacacactggagagaaaccttatgaaggTAGccaatgtagtaaagcctttgcacataaggGTGATcacctaagacataaaaggacacTCAGTagagagaaaacttatgaatgtaaccaatgtggtaaagcttttacatgtaacagtcatctccgaagacataaaagaacacacactggtgaAAAGCCTCATGAATGTAAGCAGTGTGGTAAagtctttgcatgtaacagtcatctcctaatacacaAAAGAACTCACGCTGGAGAGAAAACTCATGAATGTacccaatgtggtaaagcctttgcaagtaACAGTAATCTCCAAAGCCATAAAAGGACACACACCGGAGcaaaaccttatgagtgtaaccaatgTGGTGAAGCATTTGCATACAatagtgatctcctaagacataaaagaaaacacacgcCTCATTaa